TCAGGACCGGATCTTCCCGGTGCCCGCGATTTCGCTGAATGATCCGGCACGGGGTGTGCAGGAGCTCGACTGGTGCCTCGAGAACGGCGCCAAGACGGTGCTGATCCGGCCGGCACCAGTACCGCGGGAGGACGGGCCATCACGTTCGGCGGCGCTACCCGAGTTCGACGACTTTTGGCGACTGGTCGAGTCGTCGGGCATCTCGGTGCAGATGCACAACTCGGACTCGGGCTATGAGCGCTATGTCGACGACTGGGAGGATGCCGCCGAGTTCAACGGCTTCGCGCTGAGCAAGCTGCGGGGTTTCATTTACGAGGAGAGCCGCAACATCTTCGACACCTTGGCGGCGTTCATCGCGCACGGGGTGTTCGAGCGCTTCCCGGGCTTGCGCATCGGAGTCGTCGAGAACGGCGGTTCGTGGGCGCATCGCCTGCTCGACGTATTCGACCGCGTGCACCGCAAACGCCCGTACGACTTCAGCGAGCACCCGAGCGACGTCTTCCGTCGGCATGTGTGGATAAATCCGTTCCACGAGGAGGACATGTCGCAGCTCGTCGACCTTCTCGGCGCGGATCGTGTGATGTTCGGTTCGGACTACCCGCACCCGGAAGGTCTCGCTGACCCGGTCGATTTCGTCAAGGAACTCGCGGCGCTGCCTGCGGCCACCACCGCCCGGGTGATGGGCGGCAACCTCAAGGAACTCATCGGACTCTAAGCGAGGTCGGCGAATCGCTTGAGGTACGGCCAAACGATATCTGGTGGTATCCCCCCACACAGCGGTGAGAGGTTGATGACCTGGCCGCTGGCGACGCGCTCGGCGGCCTGCTCGATTGACAGAATGACGTGCGTGGTCGCCTGGCGTCGCAGCTCGTCGACAGTCTTAGCGTGAGTGATGTTGGCGGACACCGTATTAAGGGGATTCCATTGGGAATACGCCATCGCGTTGTGTAAGAGGTACTTGCCGATCTCGTCCCAGGCGGCGTCAACATCTTCGGCGACAAAGCAATTGGTTGAAGCGTCGCGGTCAGGGATCAACACGAACCCCGGCGCGTGGCCGTGCTGGTGGCACGCCTGTTCATAGGCTTCTTGCATCCCTGGCACCCCGCCGTTGGCCAGTAGACTTAGAGCGTTGCGACCCTCGCTACGGGAAGCCGCCAGGCTCGCGCCTCCCGTCACATCCTTTGAACTGGTGGTGATTGCGGGTCAACGACTCCCGAACCGGGCCCGTAGTTCGGTCTTGAGCACCTTGCCGGTGAGGTTGCGGGGCAACGCGTCGACGATTTCGAGTCGTTCCGGAGTCTTGTGCTTGCTGAGCCCTCTGGACTGGCAGTGTTCGAAGATCGACGAGATCGTCAGGGTTGTCTGTGGGTGTGCGACAACGACCGCGCAGACACGTTCCCCGGTCCGATCATCGGGCACACCTATGACCGCGACGTCGGCGACCGCTGGGTGACCGGCCAGCACGTCTTCGATCTCCAGTGCCGAAATGTTCTCTGCGTTGCGGATGATCGCGTCTTTGATTCGCCCCGAGACGACAATGTTGCCGTCCTCGTCGACGTGACCGAGATCGCCTGTGCGAAACCAACCGTCGACGTCGAACGCCCCGGCATCCAGCGCTGTGTCCACGTATCCGAGGAAGCATTGCGGGCCTTTGAGCCGCAACTCGCCGACTTCTCCCCGCGTGACGGGCCGCTCGGCTTCGTCGACGACACGGACCGTCACGCCTGGCACCGGTTTGCCGACGGTGTGATCCAGCAGCTCCGGCGGGCCGTTGGGCGCTTGAGAGGTAGCAACCGGGAATTCGGTCAAACCCCAGGCGTTGGCCACGCCGTCCACTGAAAATGTCTGCCGCACTTTATGACCCAGCTCAGCGGTAATCGGGGCTCCTCCACCAACGCAGCCCCGCAGGGCGGGATACAACGGTGTGTCGCCGTGCTCGGCCTGCGCTGCCATGAAGGCGACGAAGAACGGGGTTGCGCTGCCCAGCAGGGTGGGCCGGTGTGCCGCAATTGCGAAAGGTGTCGCTACGGGGTCGAACGAGTCGAAGAGCACCAGCCGCATGCCGGTGTGCAGCCCAGCGGCGAGCATGGCGGCACCCCCGATATGTGACACCGGAAACGCGATCGGATTGACGTCGCTGCTGGACGCACCGACGATGCCGATGACCCCGGCTGAGCCGGCAAGGACTGAGCGGTCGCAGTGCCGCGCGCCTTTCGGCGCCGCCGTCGTGCCCGACGAATAGTAGATCCAGCGCGGCTCCTCGCCGCTGCTCGGCGCCGGCGGTAGCGCTGCTGGGTCGCCGGTCGGCAGCCGCAGGTCCCCGGTGATCGGTGTCTCGTGGTCAATGACGGTGACCCTCATCGGCCGCTCGTCGGCGAGCCGTTGCGCGAGGGCGGTGTAGTCGAAATTACGCCAAGCTCCGGGCACGATGAGAAACTCAGTGTCGAGTTGTGCTGTCACATAGCGCAACTCGTTTTCGCGCCATATCGGCAGCACTGGATTTTGCACCGCGCCAAGACGCGTGAGCGCGACCATGACCACCATCGTCTCCAGGGTGGTTGGCAGTTGCCAGGACACGACGGTGCCCGCGCCGATCCCCTGGGTCGCCAGCGCCGCAGCACACGTCGTTGCCGATTGCCGCAGTTGTTCACACGAGAGACTGCGCCCATAGTCATCGGCGAGGACGACTCTGTCCGGATGCGCCTGCGCCGCGGTTTCGACCAGAGACCAGTAGGTGGGCTCGGCAGGAGTTGGACTCATTGGCTCGGCAATTGCAGTCGGCGCTTGGCGAGGATATTGCGCATCATCTCCGAGCTACCACCGGAGATCGTATACGCGCGCGACCACAGCCAGCATTCGCGCAACCGTTTTTTGGCCGCCTGCACGGCGGGTGCGCTATCCCCTACCGCTGTCGCGAACGCTGCGAGTTCTGCGCCGTACGCCGCGACCTGATGGTAGGTCTCGGCGAAGCTCAGCTTCGCGATCGAGCCGTCACCCGGTTGTTCGTCACCCGATGTCATCCGCTCCACATGATCATCGATGAAAGCCTTTGCCACCTCGACCTCGACGGCCAACTCGGCCACCTTCTGGCGGATGTCGGCGGACTCCAAAGCAGGCTCGTCGTCGATGTAGGCGTGGCGGGCGACCGCGACCAGATCATCGATCAGCAGCTCGAGCAGAATCACGTTGCCGCCGATGCCAAATCGTTCAAAGTCCAGTCCCGCCATGATGATTGACCAGCCCTGACCCACCTCACCGATCAGGTTCTCGGCCCCGAGCCGGACTCCGGTGAGGAATACCTCGTTGACCTCGACAGCATCGCCGACCGTGCGGATCGGGCGAATCTCGACACCCTCTGCATCGAGCGGCACGGTGAACACCGACAGCCCGTGGTGACGTGAGGATGCCGGGTCGGTGCGGACCAAGGCGAGGCCCATATCAGCCCAGTGACCGTCGGTAATCCAGGTTTTCTGCCCGTCGATGAGCCAGGCACCGTCGTCTTGCAGTGCGCCACGGCTGCGGACCGCGGCGATGTCGCTGCCGGCGTCGGGTTCGCTGAGCAGTTGACACCAGACGTGCTGACTGGAGCGGATCAGCGGTAACAGCTTGCGCTTCTGCTCCTCGGAACCGAAATGCAGCAGCACGTGTGCGGCCAGATTGACCTGGTCGACCGGCCGCGGCGCGCGGGCGCGCAAAATCTCCTCGCTCACGACCCGGTCCTGCAGCGGATGGTAGTCAGCGCGGCCGCCGTGCTCGACCGGCCAGTCGGCGCCCGCCAGGCCAGCGTCGAACAGGCCCGCGAACCACCTGCGCAGCAGGGCTTCCTGTTCGGCGGTTTCCGGTGCCCGGTGTCCTTCACGTGCCTCGATCGCCGGTGCGTGCTCGGCGATATGCGTCTTGACCTTGCTTCTGAAGTCGGCCAACTCAGCTTCGGACGGGCGAATACTGAAAGCGCTCACCAGCCAGACTCTTTCGCCAATGCGGCTCGACTGGAACGCGCCGTACCGATCAGATGCGAGTTGGTGAACACCCGTCGCAATTCGTAGTGCAGTGGGTACTCCCACGTGAATCCGATTCCGCCGGACAACTGCATGCACTCATCCACGGCGGCGATGGATTTCGCCGCGACGAAGGCGTGTGCGGCCGCCGTCAGGGCGGTTGCTCTGACGTCCGCGATGGCGATCGCACGTGCCGCCCGCATCACGACAGCTCGCGCTTTGACCACGAAGACCAATAGCTCGACGAGCCGATGCTGGATTGCTTGAAAACTGGCGATGGGGGCGCCGAAGGCCACCCGTTCCTTGAGGTAGGCGGTAAGCCGCTCCACAGTCATCGACACGGCCCCGATGGAATCAGCGGAGATAAGCAGCTGCGCCACCCCGAGCAACTCGTGAGCCCGTTCGGGCGACCCGATCACCTCGCCGGGTGCGAGGTCGAAGTCGGTGCGCCACACCGTCCTACTGACATCCAGCAGATCGTCATCCAGCGCGAATAGCCCCGGAGTGAGCTCACCGAGAAGGTGAATTCCGTTGGGATCCAACACAAAAACGAGGTCCAGCTGATCCCCGCGGACGACGCGCGCGTGGTCATCAGCGATCGCGAAACCCGCGGATGAGCTGCCGGCCAGCAGGCCAGGCAATAGCTGCTCCCTGACCTGCTCCGGCGCTGAGGCAAGCGCAGCGGCGCCCATCGTGGTGCCGAACCATGCCGAAGCGTCTTGCGCTCGCCCCAATTCCTCGGCCACGACGCACGTCTCGACCGGGCGCCACCCAGCACCACCAAGTTCCTCGTCGACGAGCAAGCCGGTCCAGTCCATGGCCGCGAGGTCCTTGACGGTGCCCCGCTCCCCCCGTTCGGCGAGAAATTCGCGCGCCGACAACCTCAAGAGGTCGAGGTCGACGTCAAGTGAGTCCTCGCCTGCCATGCGGCCGTCAGCCTCGGACGAGCAACTGCTCGGCGTTATCGCGCATGATCCGCCGCTTAGCGGCGTCGTCCAGTGGATCGAGCAGCTTGACGAAGTCTGCGGGCTCGGCCATGCCTTCGGCGTGCGGGTAATCAGACCCCATAACCAGGCAGTCGTCGTATCCCATGCTCGAGACGATCGCGGGGATGTCGTCCTCGGGATAGGGGACCACACGGACGTGCCGGCGGAAAATTGACGACGGTCGCTCGGTCAGCTTCCCGCCGATCCACGGACCATTGCGGCCCATACCGCGACTTTTGTCCATGTGCCGAACGAAGAAGGGCACCCATTCCGCTCCGTGCTCGGCGACCAGGACGTTGAGGTTCGGGAAGCGACCGAAGAGGTTGTCAAAGATCAGTGCGGACAGCGTGTCCTCGATCGGTCGTTGCCCATAGATGTTCATCCACTGCCACGCCGACATATGCCACGACGCCGGGTCGGAGTTCTGTCCCCACGCGGGTGAAATCGCGTCGAAATACCAGAACGGCATGATGTGGTAAACGAGGACGCAACCGGCCTCCTGCAGGCGTGCGTAAATAGGGTCGAAGTAGGGATCGCCCGGCGATCGACCGTAGGCAGGACCCGTTGGCAGCATCACAAACTTCGCGCCTTGGGCGATGATCGCCTCGGTCTCGGCGATCGCAGAATCCAGGTCACGCAGCGACAGCAGAGCCGTTGCGAAGATCTTGCCGTCGAAGTTGAAGCCCCACTCCTCATCGAACCACCGGTTGAACGAGCGCAGGTTCGCATACAGCGCTTCGGTGTCGTCGACGTAGTGTTCAGCGGCCAACGCCATACCGCTGGGATAGATGACCATCCGGTCAATGTTCTGCTCCGCCATCACCGACAGGCGCGGGACGCGCGACACGAATTCCGGTTGCATGGGCTGCGGCTCGTAGTTCTCCTCGGGGTTACCCGACCCCATCTGCCGGAGCATCTCCTTGAGCGAGCCGGGCCGGTAGGCGACATCCAGGCCCAGACCGCCTTCGCTGTTGAAGGTCGCGACGCGGTGCCCCGCAAGGATCACCTCGACTCCGTCGGCGCCGCGCACCGTCGTGATGGCGCGATCCCGAAACTTTTCCGGCAGATAGCGGGTGAATGCGTCCCGCGGCTCGTAGCAGTGGGTGTCGCAGTCAAAGATGCCGTATTCGAGTTTCGTCGTCACCGCGTCGCTCCTTCAGCGAGAATGCTTATTCTCTAATTTCAAAAAAGATACTATCCTCATTCGGCAATGACCATCCCGGGCCTCGATGCCAGGAATCCGCCGGCAGTGTCGTGAGTTGTGGACGGCAGGACGGCCGCGGCCGCATTGTGCGCGCACCACGACCGTCGACTGAAAGGCTCAAAGCTATCAAAGCCATTGATGGACAACGAGATCAACGAACAAATGACTGATATCGACGACCTCCGCGGCGTGGTGCGCGACTACCTGACCGCGACGTCACCGAGCGAGACCGTCCGCGAGTTGATGCTGACCGAAGCCGGTTACGACGAGGCGGCGTGGCTGAAGATGGCCCACGAGTTGGGCCTGCATGGCATCGCCGTTCCTGAACGTTGGGGCGGCGCCGGGGCCGGCGTTGCCGAGCTGGCGGTGGTGTTCGAGGAGATGGGGCGCGCCCTGCTGTGCTCCCCCTTCTACGCCACCGTGGGCCTGGCTACACAAGCCATCCTCGCCAGCGGCGACGACACAGCCGCCGAACGCTTCATTCCCGGATTCGTGGACGGCTCGACTACCGCGACGTTGATCCTGAATGGTCACCTCGACGTCTGGGACCCCGAGGCGGTGACGTTGCGGGCTGACCGAGACGGCGCCGGTCACCGGATCCACGGCGAGGCACCTCTGGTCATCGATGGTCATACCGCCGATATCGTTCTGGCGGTGGCCAATACGCCCGCTGGGATCTCGCTGTTCGCGGTGAACGCCCGATCGGAGGGGGTCACGTGCACGCCGCTGGCCGGAATCGATCGCACCCGCAAGGTCGCCCATGTGGAGTTCGACAACGCGAGCGCGCAGATAATCGGAACCGATGGTGGCGCAGCAGACTTCCTGGCGCGCGCCTCGGACCTTGGCATCGTGGCGCTGGCGGCCGAACAGGTGGGTGCGGCACAACGATGCCTCGACATGGCCGTCGACTATGCCAAGAGCCGGATTCAGTTCGGCCGGCCGATCGGCAGCTTTCAAGCGATCAAACACCGCTGTGCGGACATGCTGATCCAGGTAGAAGGCGCTCGCTCGGCCGCATCGCACGCCGCCGATATTGCCGACTCGGCCGAACCTGAGGAGCTCGCGACGGCCGCATCAGTCGCGAAAATGGCCTGTTCGGAAGCCCTCCTACAGGCCGCACTCGACAACATGCGCATCCACGGCGGCATCGGCTTCACCTGGGAACACGATGCCCACCTGTTCGTCCGACGCGCCAAGGCGACCCAGCTGATCTACGGCAGCCCCGATAGCCACGCCCAACGCCTCGCCGCACTCGTCTCCGAAGTGAAAGGATCCTTGTGACCATTTCGTTTTCCCTCGAATTGCCCACCCAGCGTGTCGAAGCGGTGGAGGAATTCGTCACCGCCGGCGCCATCGCCGACATTGCGCGTGTGGCCGAGGAGACCGGGTTCGCGGCGGTCCACGTGACCGACCACCCCGCACCTGACGCGAAGTGGCTCGACCATGGTGGTCACCACGCCCTCGATCCATTCGTCGCGTTGGCCTTCGCAGCCGCGGCAACCACCGACGTCAGGCTGTTGACCAACGTCTACATTGCCGCCTACCGCAACCCGTTTCTCGGCGCGAAATCGATTCAGAGTCTCGCCGCGCTGTCGAACGGCCGGCTTATCCTGGGTACTGCTGCGGGATATCTCAAACCCGAGTTCAAGGCGCTGGGAATCGATTTCGACACCCGCGGCGCCCTGCTCGATGAGGCACTCGACGTGCTGGACCAGGTACTCACCGGTGCCGATATTGCCTATGAGGGAACGTCATTCGCCGCGCGCGGTGTTCGTCTGCGACCCCTACCGGCCAGTCCTCCGCCCGTCTGGGTCGGCGGCAACAGCAAGCCTGCCGTTCGACGGGCCGTGTCGCGCGCTCAGGGATGGGCGCCGTTCAACACGTTCGGTTATGCCGCAGCCTCGCGTACCGCGGAGATCTCCACGATCGAGGATCTGGAACTCGCGATCGCCTGGGCACGGCGCTACGCAAGCGACATCGGCCGTACCGAACCGCTGGACATCTGCTTCTCCGCGGGAAACCTGTTGGACGACAACAGGTCGGCAGACGAACGACATGCGACCATTGCCAAGCTGGCAGCCGCTGGAGTGACGTGGCTGACGATCGCGCCGCCAGGAGCGGACCGCACCGAGGTGATCGAACGTTCCCGCGCCTTCGCCAAGGAGTTCATCACGGTGTGACCCGCCGTCAGCCCATCAGGGTGTCGGCGGCGAAGGCGTCCACTGCGATACGGCGATGTGCGAACAGCCACCGGCTTTCCACCGGCACGAGCACGTC
The sequence above is a segment of the Candidatus Mycobacterium wuenschmannii genome. Coding sequences within it:
- a CDS encoding amidohydrolase family protein, coding for MTQTRAFEVWDSDNHMYETIDAYTRYLPEKYSEALKFIDVKGRTKLQILGVVTECIPNPTFEVIPSPGAWSDYFRGINPEGKTLRELAEPIRCPDEYRRPDLRLALMDRQGVDGAVMFPTTAGMLEERTKSDTELTHAITHAFNRWLLDEWTLNYQDRIFPVPAISLNDPARGVQELDWCLENGAKTVLIRPAPVPREDGPSRSAALPEFDDFWRLVESSGISVQMHNSDSGYERYVDDWEDAAEFNGFALSKLRGFIYEESRNIFDTLAAFIAHGVFERFPGLRIGVVENGGSWAHRLLDVFDRVHRKRPYDFSEHPSDVFRRHVWINPFHEEDMSQLVDLLGADRVMFGSDYPHPEGLADPVDFVKELAALPAATTARVMGGNLKELIGL
- a CDS encoding class I adenylate-forming enzyme family protein; the encoded protein is MSPTPAEPTYWSLVETAAQAHPDRVVLADDYGRSLSCEQLRQSATTCAAALATQGIGAGTVVSWQLPTTLETMVVMVALTRLGAVQNPVLPIWRENELRYVTAQLDTEFLIVPGAWRNFDYTALAQRLADERPMRVTVIDHETPITGDLRLPTGDPAALPPAPSSGEEPRWIYYSSGTTAAPKGARHCDRSVLAGSAGVIGIVGASSSDVNPIAFPVSHIGGAAMLAAGLHTGMRLVLFDSFDPVATPFAIAAHRPTLLGSATPFFVAFMAAQAEHGDTPLYPALRGCVGGGAPITAELGHKVRQTFSVDGVANAWGLTEFPVATSQAPNGPPELLDHTVGKPVPGVTVRVVDEAERPVTRGEVGELRLKGPQCFLGYVDTALDAGAFDVDGWFRTGDLGHVDEDGNIVVSGRIKDAIIRNAENISALEIEDVLAGHPAVADVAVIGVPDDRTGERVCAVVVAHPQTTLTISSIFEHCQSRGLSKHKTPERLEIVDALPRNLTGKVLKTELRARFGSR
- a CDS encoding acyl-CoA dehydrogenase family protein; this encodes MSAFSIRPSEAELADFRSKVKTHIAEHAPAIEAREGHRAPETAEQEALLRRWFAGLFDAGLAGADWPVEHGGRADYHPLQDRVVSEEILRARAPRPVDQVNLAAHVLLHFGSEEQKRKLLPLIRSSQHVWCQLLSEPDAGSDIAAVRSRGALQDDGAWLIDGQKTWITDGHWADMGLALVRTDPASSRHHGLSVFTVPLDAEGVEIRPIRTVGDAVEVNEVFLTGVRLGAENLIGEVGQGWSIIMAGLDFERFGIGGNVILLELLIDDLVAVARHAYIDDEPALESADIRQKVAELAVEVEVAKAFIDDHVERMTSGDEQPGDGSIAKLSFAETYHQVAAYGAELAAFATAVGDSAPAVQAAKKRLRECWLWSRAYTISGGSSEMMRNILAKRRLQLPSQ
- a CDS encoding acyl-CoA dehydrogenase family protein, whose product is MAGEDSLDVDLDLLRLSAREFLAERGERGTVKDLAAMDWTGLLVDEELGGAGWRPVETCVVAEELGRAQDASAWFGTTMGAAALASAPEQVREQLLPGLLAGSSSAGFAIADDHARVVRGDQLDLVFVLDPNGIHLLGELTPGLFALDDDLLDVSRTVWRTDFDLAPGEVIGSPERAHELLGVAQLLISADSIGAVSMTVERLTAYLKERVAFGAPIASFQAIQHRLVELLVFVVKARAVVMRAARAIAIADVRATALTAAAHAFVAAKSIAAVDECMQLSGGIGFTWEYPLHYELRRVFTNSHLIGTARSSRAALAKESGW
- a CDS encoding amidohydrolase family protein, whose protein sequence is MTTKLEYGIFDCDTHCYEPRDAFTRYLPEKFRDRAITTVRGADGVEVILAGHRVATFNSEGGLGLDVAYRPGSLKEMLRQMGSGNPEENYEPQPMQPEFVSRVPRLSVMAEQNIDRMVIYPSGMALAAEHYVDDTEALYANLRSFNRWFDEEWGFNFDGKIFATALLSLRDLDSAIAETEAIIAQGAKFVMLPTGPAYGRSPGDPYFDPIYARLQEAGCVLVYHIMPFWYFDAISPAWGQNSDPASWHMSAWQWMNIYGQRPIEDTLSALIFDNLFGRFPNLNVLVAEHGAEWVPFFVRHMDKSRGMGRNGPWIGGKLTERPSSIFRRHVRVVPYPEDDIPAIVSSMGYDDCLVMGSDYPHAEGMAEPADFVKLLDPLDDAAKRRIMRDNAEQLLVRG
- a CDS encoding acyl-CoA dehydrogenase family protein, giving the protein MDNEINEQMTDIDDLRGVVRDYLTATSPSETVRELMLTEAGYDEAAWLKMAHELGLHGIAVPERWGGAGAGVAELAVVFEEMGRALLCSPFYATVGLATQAILASGDDTAAERFIPGFVDGSTTATLILNGHLDVWDPEAVTLRADRDGAGHRIHGEAPLVIDGHTADIVLAVANTPAGISLFAVNARSEGVTCTPLAGIDRTRKVAHVEFDNASAQIIGTDGGAADFLARASDLGIVALAAEQVGAAQRCLDMAVDYAKSRIQFGRPIGSFQAIKHRCADMLIQVEGARSAASHAADIADSAEPEELATAASVAKMACSEALLQAALDNMRIHGGIGFTWEHDAHLFVRRAKATQLIYGSPDSHAQRLAALVSEVKGSL
- a CDS encoding TIGR03619 family F420-dependent LLM class oxidoreductase; its protein translation is MTISFSLELPTQRVEAVEEFVTAGAIADIARVAEETGFAAVHVTDHPAPDAKWLDHGGHHALDPFVALAFAAAATTDVRLLTNVYIAAYRNPFLGAKSIQSLAALSNGRLILGTAAGYLKPEFKALGIDFDTRGALLDEALDVLDQVLTGADIAYEGTSFAARGVRLRPLPASPPPVWVGGNSKPAVRRAVSRAQGWAPFNTFGYAAASRTAEISTIEDLELAIAWARRYASDIGRTEPLDICFSAGNLLDDNRSADERHATIAKLAAAGVTWLTIAPPGADRTEVIERSRAFAKEFITV